AATTGTGGGCTCAACCAACGGCGATCGTATTCGCGAAGCCCTGAAGGCGGCGGACTTGGAATTGACACGTGATGAGTGGTATCGACTGTTGCTGGCATCGCGCGGAGAGCCGTTGCCCTAAGGCAGTGATGCGGTTATTTTTTGCTCCAAGTGATTTAGATTGGATGTCGAATTGAATACGGACACACCAGCAAAACTTGGCTATCGGATGCCCGCCGAGTGGGAAACCCACGTAAGTACGTGGTTCACCTGGCCGCGACCTGAGGGAATCAGTTTTCCCGATAAATACGATACTGTGCCGCCGGTTTATGCCGAGCTCATCCGCCATTTGGTCCGGGTGGAAGAAGTGAACATCAATGTCTGGAATCCGGAAATGGAAGCATGGGTAAAGGATCTGTTAAGGAAGGAAAAAACTCCACTGGAGCGGGTGCATTTCCATTATTTTCCGGCGTATGAGCCATGGTGTCGCGATCACGGGCCGATTTTCCTGGTGCGCGAACAAAACGGGCAGCTTGAGCGGGCCATTGTTGACTGGGGTTATAATGCCTGGGGAAACAAATATCCTCCCTTCGATCTTGATGACGCCGTCCCTCAACATGTGGCGAAACTGAGGAGGTTGCCTCTGTTTTCGCCTGGCATAGTCATGGAAGGTGGTTCCATCGAGGTGAATGGGAGAGGTACGGTTTTAACCACCGATGCCTGTCTGTTGAATCCAAATCGAAATCCGCATCTCAATAAGCAACAGATTGAACAATATTTAAAGGATTATCTCGGCGTAACCAACGTGCTTTGGTTGGGCGAGGGAATCGTGGGCGATGATACGGACGGGCATATCGATGATATCACCCGGTTCGTAAATCCGACGACGGTAGTTGCGGTGGTGGAGGAAGATCCAAAGGATGAAAATTACGAGTTGTTGCAGGAGAACTTGAAGCGGTTGCGTGTGATGAAGGATCAGGATGGGAAGTTGCTCAATGTGGTGGAACTACCCATGCCAGGCCTGGTGGAGTATGATGGCCAGCGTTTGCCCGCAAGTTATGCTAACTTTTACATTGCGAACCAAATGGTTTTGGTTCCGACCTATCGCCATGCGAATGACGCAAAGGCCCTGGCGATATTGCAAAAATGTTTTCCTGATCGACGGGTGGTGGGAGTGGATTCGACCGAACTGATTTGGGGCCTTGGTTCCTTCCATTGCATCAGTCAGCAGGAACCAGCTTGAGAATGGATAATGCCGGAGATTGAAAAGATCGTGGAGATCTTTCGATTGTTTATTGCGTTGCCGGTTCCTGAGTTCGTCAAAGAGGAGCTGAAGCGCGTGCAATCGGAACTGCGTCTGAATTTGCCGGGTGGGAGTGTGCGCTGGACCCGGATGGATCAGTGTCATTTGACACTTCGGTTTTTGGGGAATGTTCCCAGCGATGCGGTGTCTGAATTGTCTGCAGCAGTGAAAAGGAGTTGTAGTGAATTTCCTCTGGTTCACCTCAAGGCTGAACGGATTGGATTCTTCCCGAATGAACGGCGTCCACGGGTAATTTGGGTCGGAGTGAGTGATGACAGTGGCAATCTCAGAGCCTTGCAGGCAGTGTTGAGCAAAGCGGTTTCACCTTTTACGACGGAGGTGGATGCAAAGATTTTCAGCGGTCATCTGACCTTGGGACGAATTCAGAATTTGCACGCTCGTGACGTAAAGATGCTTGGCGATTTGGCGCGTGGCTCGACAGATCGAATCTTTGGGGAGTGGACGGCGGACCGCATCGACATCATGCGCAGTGAGCTTGGAGCTCAGGGGAGCAGACATTCGTGTTTGGAGTCCATTACCCTCGGTTCCACTTGCCGCTAAAATGCGGAACAGGTTTGCCACTATACAGCCGGTGATTCATTTGCTAGTGTCTCCTTACTATGGCATTGGACGATATTTTACTGGAGACGGAAGAGAAAATGATTAAGACGGAGGAGGTTGTGCAGCATGAGTTTTCCGGCGTGCGCACCGGCAAGGCATCTCCCTCGCTCGTCGAAAATATTTTAGTGGAAGTTTACGGCTCGCAAATGCGGATTCGCGAGTTGGCAGGTATCACAACACCTGAACCCCGCATGCTTTTAATTCAGCCATGGGACGCCGGGACCGTGCATCCCATTGAGAAAGCCATTCAGAAAAGCAATCTCGGATTAAATCCAGCCGTGGATAAAAAATTCATCCGGATTGTTTTGCCTGATCTGAGCCAGGAGCGCCGCCAGGAGTTTATCAAGGTGGTGAAAAAGATGGCGGAGGATGGGCGTGTGGCCATTCGCCATGTGCGCCGCGACGGTATGGAAGCATTGAAGAAAGAAGAGAAAGCCGGCGGTGTGACCGAGGATTTGGTCGAAGGGGCGGAAAAGGAAATCCAGAAGCTGACGGATAGTTATATTGCCAAGATTGACGGTCACCTGGCGCAAAAGGAAAAAGAAATTCTTACCGTTTGAGCCGGCCCAGTGACTGAAAGTTCAGTGTTGAGCCACGTTGCCCTGCACCGGTTCTTCAAAACGGATGACGGTCTCTCCAGTTTTGGCATAACCCAGGCGCTCACGGGCAAGGCGTTCCACAGTTCTGGGATCACGCTGCGATTCGAGGGATGTCTTGATTTTCCTGGAGTTCTCCTCCTCCTGGTGCAACTGGGTGTCTAACCGCAAAATTTCCTTCCGGAGACGCTCGTTTTGATTAACGAGCGGCATATACCAGATACCGACGCCAATAAGGAAGGCCAGCATCACCAGGAAAATAACCGCCTGGGTAAGTTTATCCCAGATGCCTAAATTGACTTTCATCGTAATCAGTAAAGCTTTTTACGATACAGAAGAAAAGGAGATATTTATTGGTGGATAGTTTTCCGGGCAAGCCGATCGACGTCAGGCTCGAAGCTTGGGCGTAAATGAGGGTTGGGTTGGGTTCGAGCAATCGTGAGAGTGGTTAAGCAGCCGATCAAACCGGCCGCAAGCAGATGAAGTCGCAACATTACTCTTAAATGATCCGCGCACAAAGAATCCTTCAAATTTGGTATTCTAATAACATCGATTGTCGCGAGTCTGGCCGTGGTTTTTATCGGAGCGCAACTGGTCAAATCAGCGGGGGAAACTTTTCGCGGCCGGAACACCTATACTCAATGCTTCACATTGATAGCATATACGATAGGTCCGATGCTCCCGGTACGAATGCTTGACGCTCTGCCGGCCATGAATCCATGGATTACCCTGTGTATGGGAATGGTGCTTTCCCTCTCGGTGCTGTACCATCGATTTCCCAGGCTGCTTGATCCAGATCCGCCGCAGTCGCAGTCCTTCGGCCTTTATCGCATAGGCGGGGTATTGCTGATTATCAGCAGCGGATTGGCGAGGGTGCTTACCGAGCTGGTCTCGATGCAAGGTAAGCTCACTCTCTTCCCTTAAACCGGGGGTGCTAACTGGATTTTGATTTGGCCCTTCGATCGAGCGTCGCCACGGCTTTCTTTATTACCCATTCGGACTTTTCCAATGCTGTCTGGGCGGTGGCATAATCCACGCCTTTCAATTCTTGAATAATTCTTACGGCGCGGTCACGCAGCTTGGTGTTTGAAGGATTCAGGTCTACCATCAAATTGCTGACGACTTTGCCGATACGAACCATGGCCAGCGTGGTGAAAATATTCAGGATGAGCTTGGTGGCCGTGCCGGCTTTGAGACGAGTGGAGCCGGTGAGCAGTTCGGGTCCCACATTGGGAGTGATCACAATATCGGGCCGGGCATCCCCCGGAATGTTTAAGAAAGGATTAAAGCCGACGAGTATTGTCCTGGCTCCGCGACCTTTTGCTTCACCCAACGCACCCCAAACGAACGGGGTGCGACCACTGGCCGCGATTCCGACCACCACGTCCTTGCTGGTTACGGAACGAAATTCTATGGCTCTGGCACCGGCAACCGGATCATCTTCGGCTCCTTCAACAGAACGCCAAAGGGCACCCTGGCCACCGGCAATAATTCCCTGAACCATCTCAGGATCGCTACGAAAAGTGGGGGGACATTCGCTGGCATCGAGCACTCCCAGGCGACCGCTGGTGCCTGCGCCAACATAGAAAAGTCTGCCACCTTTTTTGAATGCCTGGGAAATGTATTTTACCGCCTGCTCGATGTGATCGCGCTCCTGCAGAATTGCCTGGGGAATCGCGGCGTCTTCCGACAACATCAGTTCGATGGACTGAGAGAGCGGCAGTTTATCCAGGTTCAGGGAGCGTGGATTGCGCTGTTCCGTGGGAGAAAGTTTTGCCATCTGGGACAAGGGCAATTCGGGAACGTGCGACTTAACAATTGTTTTCCTGGTGGACCGGACTGGCTTCAGCGATGCCGAGTGGCCACTCCAAATCTTTTGGGCCAGAATGACAGCGCCCCAGACACTCTCCCGCTCAAGAGGGGTAACCTGCGCGCCAGGCCAGAGCTTTTTGAGTTTATTGGAAATGCCCCTGGTAAATTGCGGCTGCTTCAAAAGAACGCTGCCCGAGAGAATAAAATGAACCGGCGCTTTCGGATTCGCCAATTGCCTAGCACAAGCAACTGCGTCTTCCACCAAGCTGGACTCGGCACTGGCAAGAATATCAGCCGCAATCTTATCGCCTTTTTTCCAGGCGACAAAAACCTCCGTGGCCAGGCTGGCGATGGTGGTTTTGTTGGCTGCCTGAGCCCAGGCAATCAGTTCATTAGGCTCGTTTAGTTCCAGTCGATGCAAAAGCTGCTGACCGAGCCGGGCCCAGGCGCCGTCGCGGTCATAGTAGAATACGACTGCCTTCAGGGCACGGAGACCAATTTCGTAACCACTCCCTTTATCGCCTAGAATATGTCCCCAGCCGCCGATCTTGCCGGTCTTGCCCGCCCGATTGCGGCCATAGCAGCAGGAGCCAGTTCCGCTAAGCATCAATATTCGTGCTTCAGCGTCTTCAACGTCCTTTTCGTCCGTGGCAGTCAGCGCTGTTTCCAGATCGTTGGTCGCGTACGCGGGGATTTGAGTCCAGACCTTGGAGGCAGCGTTGCGAATGCGTTCCCAATCGTTCTCAGTGCGTGCACCAGCCATGCCGATCGCCAAAGCATCGGGCTGCGGAAAAGCCTCAGCGATGGAGCGCAGGAGGCGAACCAGTTGAGCATCGTTGAGGAGTTTTACATTTGCTGGCCCGGCTTCAAATCGATGAAGAAAATGCCTGCGGGCGTCGGCAAGCAGGGCCACGGTACGAGTGCCGCCCCCTTCGATACCTAGGAACAACGGTCTGGCAGGCTGTTTTGTACTACTAATTGTCATTGACGCGGATTATCTTTAAATCCTTATTTTTTCAAAGCAATAAAGTGCTCAGTAATGTAAGTATTTGATGTAATATTGAATGTAATCGGGAAACCTGTATCCTGATGGGTGGTGCCCGTCCGGTCGGTCTAAAATGTTTTGAGTAAAGGAGGATACGAGGTTAATACTTAATTATGACTGGAACGGAACAGAGTATTTTGCAAACCCTGGTTGAGCTGGATGAAAAGGTGAAAGCCATGCCCACAACCAATCCCAAGCCAAATCTGCTGCCGGTTTTTGCCAGGCTGGATGAGCTGACGCGCCAATTACCAGTTCAGACTGCACCCGAGTTGCTCCATTATCTTCATAAAAAGAGTTATCAGAAGGCTCGTCTATTTCTTGAAGGTCAGGATGCTGAAAATGCACGTGGCAATTGCCATGGACATCAATAACTGAGCCGCGGCCACAATGCTACTCGATGACACCATTGCCGCCATCGCAACTCCTTTGGGTGAAGGTGGGTTGGCCGTTATTCGTCTTTCAGGGCGGGAAGCGTTAAGCATTGCGGACAAGAGCTTTCAACCCGTTGGCAAGTCTTCAATAAATCCGTCTGCTGCGCCGACTCACACGATCCATTATGGAAGAATCATTCGTCACGGACAGAGCGTGGACGAGGTCTTGTTGGCGGTCATGCGTGCACCAAGGACGTTGACCCGTGAAGATGTGGTGGAGATTACCTGCCACGGAGGTTTGCTGCCGGCGAAGCTGGTTTTGGACACCGTGTTGGAAAATGGCGCGAGGCTGGCGGAGCCCGGCGAATTTACGAAGCGGGCTTTTCTGAATGGCCGTATCGACCTGGCTCAAGCCGAAGCGGTGGCTGATTTAATTCACGCCCGGACGGAATTGGCCCTTACTGCCGCGAATGAACAACTCGCAGGGAAGCTTTCCCAAAGGATTAATGCTCTGCGGGATGACATGGTAAAAACGCTCGCGCATGTGGAAGCTCATATCGATTTTCCAGACGAGGACATCTCACCCGACACAAAGGTTAAATTAATTGGAAGATTGGAGCGGGGCCTGGAGTTTATGGAGGAACTGCTTCGCACTTCCAATGAGGGGCAGATTTTACGCCGGGGCATTCGTGCTGCGATCATAGGGCGTCCGAACGCGGGGAAATCGAGTTTGCTCAATCAACTGTTGGGGCGAGACCGCGCGATTGTTTCTCACATACCTGGGACAACCCGGGATACGATTGAAGAGACGGCCAATGTGCGTGGATTGCCGATTGTTTTTGTCGATACAGCGGGATTGCGCGAAGCGGGAGATGAAATCGAGGTTGAAGGAATCCGACGCAGCCGTGAGACATTGTCGAAGGCGGAGTTTATTTTGCACGTGTTGGATGCGTCCGAGCCGCTGACGATGGCGGATGAGAATTACCTGGCAGAGTTCAGCGACAAGAAGCGAATCCTTGTTCGCAACAAAATGGATTTACCGGCGAAGCTGGATTTGCAAACGGGAATTCATGCTCCTGTGGTTGAGGTGTGTTGCCTGAGCGGGAAGGGGATTGAAACTCTAAAGGATGCCATCAAATCAATGGTGTGGGCAGGAGAAATCCGGGCGGAAATGTTGCAAGTGATGATTAATTCGCGTCACCAGGAGGCACTGAATCGCGCCCGGTCAGCCACACAGCGAACCATCACGGCGCTCAAGGGGGATGAGACGTTGGAGTTGGTCGCAATGGATTTACGGATTGCGGTGAATGCGGTCGGCGAAATTGTAGGCAAGACCACGACCGAGGATATATTGGATTCGATTTTCAGTCAGTTTTGTATCGGGAAGTGAGCCGGAGCGGAAAAATAGATAAAGTCAAATGCGTTCCTCACAACAATTGCAGTTCTCCAAGCATTGTTGGGATGAGTTCTGAAACCGTGGGGTGTATGTGCATAGCCCGTTGCAAAACAGAGAAGGGGGCCTTGGCATACATGGTGTCCAGGATGCAATGAATGACTTCGTCGCCGCCAGTGCCCAGTATTGCCGCGCCGAGGATTTGCTTCGTTTCATTGTCGATTACAACCTGCATGAGACCCAGAGTCTCACCCTTTTCCACCGCACGCATGACGTGCGTCATGGGGCGGGTGCCAATCAGCGCCGGGCGCCCGGATTTTCGGACTTGATCCACCGTCATGCCCGCTCTGCCGAGTGGCGGATCGATGTAGAGTGCATAGGCGGGAATACGGTCGCTCACTTTGCGCGATTCCTTATCCAATAAGTTGGCCGCCACGATTTCAAAGTCATTGTACGCCGTGTGAGTGAAAGCGCCCTTCCCATTGCAATCGCCCAAAGCCCAGACACCGGGAACGTTGGTTTTAAGTTCATCATCCACCACGAGGTAGCCATGCTTGTCCACGCGGATGCCTGCCTTGTCCAAGCCAAGATCATCTGTATTTGGCTGACGCCCGACCGCCAGCAACAGGTGCGACCCGGTTACCTCCGGCGGGCCCTCTGCACAATCGAGCCCGGCTGTGATTTGTCCTCCTTTTCTTCCAAAGCTGATGCAGGTGGCGTTCAGACGTATGTCAATTCCCTCATGTTCCAAAATGTCTTTGATGGCGGCGGAAACATTTTCATCTTCATGTTGAATCAAACGGGGCGCCATTTCGACTATGGTCACGCGGCTTCCAAAACGGCGGAACATTTGTCCAAACTCCAACCCGATATAACTGCCTCCGATTGTGATGAGATGCTCGGGAACCAAATCGATGTTTAACAGCGATGAGTTTGTGGTAAAGGGAACCTGGTCGATTCCCGGCAAAGCCGGTATGCGTGCCCGTGTGCCCACATTGATAAAAGTCCGCTCTGCACCAAGCACTGTGTCACCCACTCTCACGGTGTGAGCCGATTCGAATCGCGCCGATCCCAGGTAGACCGTGCAGTTGCGCATGTTTCGAAGCCATGATTCAACTGATTTGCTTGAATTATTTACGATCTCATCCTTCCGGGCCTTGACCCGTTTCATGTCCACGCTGACTTGCCCATTAATGACAACTCCAAAATCGCCAGCGCGTCGTGCGAGATGTGCGGCATAGGCACTTGCCACCATTGTTTTTGTGGGGGTGCAGCCCGTGTTGACACAGGTACCGCCGAACCGTTCCCGTTCGATAATTGCGACCTTCATGCCAGCCTGGCTCAAACGCTCTGCCAGAGATGGTCCTGCCTGGCCGGTGCCGATGATGATTGCGTCGTAAGTAACTGTCATAACCCCTCGCAGGCGTAACGTTCCCCAGTCGTAATGCGCATTCAACTATATTGTTTCAAGAATGTTGTCTTCTGAACTTTGTGAAATCCCAATCTGGCTCATCAATGATGTCATCAAACTCCTGGTTTCATTCTGGTTACAATTGCCTGCTTGGCGTTTCTTGAGGCAAGCTGCTAGGCTGTCTTCATGAGTGATTTGTTGATCGGCCTTCTTGGCGTTCTGGTAGCCACTAACCAGCCGGCAGCCATCAGCAATCTTGCCAATCAAACTGTTGGCATTTCTGTCGCGGTTCCGAACGACCCAGTTGAAAAGGAATTCCAGAAAGTGATGCAGGAAGATGATGCCGCCCAGGCCGAAGTGGATAAATGGCGTCAAGAAAGTAAAACCGTCAGCAAGAAAACCGGAGAGGCATCCAGCTCTGATCTTGGCGAACGGATACGAAAGCGTTTGGTCCCAGTCAGAAAATCGTATGATGAATTAATTCACCGCTACCCTGATTATGCTCCTGCCCGCCTGACCTATGGCAGTTTCCTGAATCAGACGGGCGATGAACATGCTGCCTCCCAACAATGGGAGAAAGCCCGCGAACTGGATCCAAAGAATGGCGCTTCCTGGAATAATCTGGCCAATTATTACGGTGAACACGGCCCCGTAAAGAAGGCTTTCGAGTATTACTCCAAAGCGATCGAAATCGATCCGGTTGAACCTCTTTACCTGAGCAACTTTGCCGACACCGTCTCCCTCTTTCGCAAGGAAGCGATGGTTTATTACCACCTGGATGAACAACAAGTGTTTATAAAGGCACTGGGACTTTACCAGCAGGCTTTGAAGCTCGACCCGAAGAACTTCAAATTAGCCCAGGATCTGGCACAAACATATTATGGGATTAAACCAACTCCGACTGATGCCGCCCTGAACGCCTGGACCAATGTTTTAAATCTTGCTGCCAGTGATTTCGAAAAGCAGGGGGTTTATCTTCATCTTGCCCGTTTCAAACTCAACGCAAACCGATTTGATGAAGCTCGCGAACAGCTTAAGGACGTCACTGATGAAAGTTACCAGGAGCGGAAGCGGAGTCTTTTGAAGAATATTGAAGCCAGGCAGCCCAAATCGAATTAACTGGATAGGCAACAGACTCTGCACTTCCTTCCTGTAAACTGAGCCATCCAATTCTCCCAAAAGCTGCCAGACAATGTAGCTTTTGCCGCTATGCCATGATTTGGTGCCGCTGATTTTCAAGGTTGGACATTGGCAAAAGCTTGCCTTGGCCTCTCCACGTATTACTTTATGCGGAGGTGAAGATTCTGTTTATTGGAGATATTGTGGGCGAACCAGGGCGGCGGGCGGTGAAAGAACTCCTCCCTCGTTTGCGTCGGCAGCATGAATTGGATGTTATCATAGCCAACGGAGAAAACTCCGCGGGTGGTTCCGGTATTACTCCCAAGACTGCGGAGGAAATTTTTGCTGCTGGCGTCCACATTATAACCAGCGGTGACCATCTCTGGGATCAAAAGGAAGTCATTGGTTTGCTCCAAAATGAATCCCGTTTTATCCGCCCGCTCAATTATCCTCAGGGGACGCCTGGCCAGGGCAGTTACATCTTTCAACCTCCCAGCCAGGCACCCGTGGCCATTCT
The sequence above is a segment of the Pedosphaera parvula Ellin514 genome. Coding sequences within it:
- the frr gene encoding ribosome recycling factor → MALDDILLETEEKMIKTEEVVQHEFSGVRTGKASPSLVENILVEVYGSQMRIRELAGITTPEPRMLLIQPWDAGTVHPIEKAIQKSNLGLNPAVDKKFIRIVLPDLSQERRQEFIKVVKKMAEDGRVAIRHVRRDGMEALKKEEKAGGVTEDLVEGAEKEIQKLTDSYIAKIDGHLAQKEKEILTV
- the thpR gene encoding RNA 2',3'-cyclic phosphodiesterase; the encoded protein is MPEIEKIVEIFRLFIALPVPEFVKEELKRVQSELRLNLPGGSVRWTRMDQCHLTLRFLGNVPSDAVSELSAAVKRSCSEFPLVHLKAERIGFFPNERRPRVIWVGVSDDSGNLRALQAVLSKAVSPFTTEVDAKIFSGHLTLGRIQNLHARDVKMLGDLARGSTDRIFGEWTADRIDIMRSELGAQGSRHSCLESITLGSTCR
- a CDS encoding tetratricopeptide repeat protein, producing the protein MSDLLIGLLGVLVATNQPAAISNLANQTVGISVAVPNDPVEKEFQKVMQEDDAAQAEVDKWRQESKTVSKKTGEASSSDLGERIRKRLVPVRKSYDELIHRYPDYAPARLTYGSFLNQTGDEHAASQQWEKARELDPKNGASWNNLANYYGEHGPVKKAFEYYSKAIEIDPVEPLYLSNFADTVSLFRKEAMVYYHLDEQQVFIKALGLYQQALKLDPKNFKLAQDLAQTYYGIKPTPTDAALNAWTNVLNLAASDFEKQGVYLHLARFKLNANRFDEAREQLKDVTDESYQERKRSLLKNIEARQPKSN
- a CDS encoding FtsB family cell division protein, with the protein product MKVNLGIWDKLTQAVIFLVMLAFLIGVGIWYMPLVNQNERLRKEILRLDTQLHQEEENSRKIKTSLESQRDPRTVERLARERLGYAKTGETVIRFEEPVQGNVAQH
- a CDS encoding YIP1 family protein encodes the protein MTSIVASLAVVFIGAQLVKSAGETFRGRNTYTQCFTLIAYTIGPMLPVRMLDALPAMNPWITLCMGMVLSLSVLYHRFPRLLDPDPPQSQSFGLYRIGGVLLIISSGLARVLTELVSMQGKLTLFP
- the murQ gene encoding N-acetylmuramic acid 6-phosphate etherase encodes the protein MTISSTKQPARPLFLGIEGGGTRTVALLADARRHFLHRFEAGPANVKLLNDAQLVRLLRSIAEAFPQPDALAIGMAGARTENDWERIRNAASKVWTQIPAYATNDLETALTATDEKDVEDAEARILMLSGTGSCCYGRNRAGKTGKIGGWGHILGDKGSGYEIGLRALKAVVFYYDRDGAWARLGQQLLHRLELNEPNELIAWAQAANKTTIASLATEVFVAWKKGDKIAADILASAESSLVEDAVACARQLANPKAPVHFILSGSVLLKQPQFTRGISNKLKKLWPGAQVTPLERESVWGAVILAQKIWSGHSASLKPVRSTRKTIVKSHVPELPLSQMAKLSPTEQRNPRSLNLDKLPLSQSIELMLSEDAAIPQAILQERDHIEQAVKYISQAFKKGGRLFYVGAGTSGRLGVLDASECPPTFRSDPEMVQGIIAGGQGALWRSVEGAEDDPVAGARAIEFRSVTSKDVVVGIAASGRTPFVWGALGEAKGRGARTILVGFNPFLNIPGDARPDIVITPNVGPELLTGSTRLKAGTATKLILNIFTTLAMVRIGKVVSNLMVDLNPSNTKLRDRAVRIIQELKGVDYATAQTALEKSEWVIKKAVATLDRRAKSKSS
- a CDS encoding FAD-containing oxidoreductase, translating into MTVTYDAIIIGTGQAGPSLAERLSQAGMKVAIIERERFGGTCVNTGCTPTKTMVASAYAAHLARRAGDFGVVINGQVSVDMKRVKARKDEIVNNSSKSVESWLRNMRNCTVYLGSARFESAHTVRVGDTVLGAERTFINVGTRARIPALPGIDQVPFTTNSSLLNIDLVPEHLITIGGSYIGLEFGQMFRRFGSRVTIVEMAPRLIQHEDENVSAAIKDILEHEGIDIRLNATCISFGRKGGQITAGLDCAEGPPEVTGSHLLLAVGRQPNTDDLGLDKAGIRVDKHGYLVVDDELKTNVPGVWALGDCNGKGAFTHTAYNDFEIVAANLLDKESRKVSDRIPAYALYIDPPLGRAGMTVDQVRKSGRPALIGTRPMTHVMRAVEKGETLGLMQVVIDNETKQILGAAILGTGGDEVIHCILDTMYAKAPFSVLQRAMHIHPTVSELIPTMLGELQLL
- a CDS encoding agmatine deiminase family protein; the encoded protein is MPAEWETHVSTWFTWPRPEGISFPDKYDTVPPVYAELIRHLVRVEEVNINVWNPEMEAWVKDLLRKEKTPLERVHFHYFPAYEPWCRDHGPIFLVREQNGQLERAIVDWGYNAWGNKYPPFDLDDAVPQHVAKLRRLPLFSPGIVMEGGSIEVNGRGTVLTTDACLLNPNRNPHLNKQQIEQYLKDYLGVTNVLWLGEGIVGDDTDGHIDDITRFVNPTTVVAVVEEDPKDENYELLQENLKRLRVMKDQDGKLLNVVELPMPGLVEYDGQRLPASYANFYIANQMVLVPTYRHANDAKALAILQKCFPDRRVVGVDSTELIWGLGSFHCISQQEPA
- the mnmE gene encoding tRNA uridine-5-carboxymethylaminomethyl(34) synthesis GTPase MnmE, with protein sequence MLLDDTIAAIATPLGEGGLAVIRLSGREALSIADKSFQPVGKSSINPSAAPTHTIHYGRIIRHGQSVDEVLLAVMRAPRTLTREDVVEITCHGGLLPAKLVLDTVLENGARLAEPGEFTKRAFLNGRIDLAQAEAVADLIHARTELALTAANEQLAGKLSQRINALRDDMVKTLAHVEAHIDFPDEDISPDTKVKLIGRLERGLEFMEELLRTSNEGQILRRGIRAAIIGRPNAGKSSLLNQLLGRDRAIVSHIPGTTRDTIEETANVRGLPIVFVDTAGLREAGDEIEVEGIRRSRETLSKAEFILHVLDASEPLTMADENYLAEFSDKKRILVRNKMDLPAKLDLQTGIHAPVVEVCCLSGKGIETLKDAIKSMVWAGEIRAEMLQVMINSRHQEALNRARSATQRTITALKGDETLELVAMDLRIAVNAVGEIVGKTTTEDILDSIFSQFCIGK